Proteins from a genomic interval of Lycium ferocissimum isolate CSIRO_LF1 chromosome 2, AGI_CSIRO_Lferr_CH_V1, whole genome shotgun sequence:
- the LOC132046154 gene encoding uncharacterized protein LOC132046154, giving the protein MASHPLISTIVTLYTIILLYFPAIAASPLIISTSVLLLSLLRLGAAQRISQENKKPEPQVPSLQVTPDFAYHHDCTNFKKDQGPEPVLDPVPIGFHDDCLVVVSNNEKDSVFEAEERPFYGECFVEWNVRAPLEVIYEAYEGEEEEDEGTEEKRKEAFGVIERYASLSMYYPETDTDTDTSSDDGGSPVVGNWDDSPENVCFPWQEENEELIEIELDSKRNSQVEEENLIEIDLSFSAR; this is encoded by the coding sequence ATGGCTTCCCATCCTCTAATTTCCACCATTGTTACTCTCTACACTATAATTCTCCTCTACTTCCCCGCAATTGCTGCTTCTCCATTAATCATTTCCACTTCTGTTCTATTACTTTCCCTTCTCAGACTCGGTGCAGCTCAAAGAATTTCCCAAGAGAATAAAAAACCCGAACCCCAGGTCCCATCATTACAAGTTACGCCTGATTTTGCTTACCATCATGATTGCACCAACTTTAAAAAAGATCAGGGTCCGGAACCCGTACTGGATCCAGTTCCTATAGGGTTTCATGACGACTGCTTGGTTGTGGTGTCCAATAATGAAAAGGATTCGGTATTTGAGGCAGAAGAGAGACCGTTTTATGGGGAGTGTTTTGTGGAGTGGAATGTAAGGGCGCCATTAGAAGTGATATACGAAGCGTacgaaggagaagaagaagaagatgagggtacagaggagaagagaaaagaagcaTTTGGGGTTATTGAGAGATACGCTTCGTTGTCTATGTACTACCCGGAAACTGATACGGATACGGATACTTCGTCGGATGATGGGGGTTCACCGGTCGTCGGAAACTGGGATGATTCGCCGGAGAATGTGTGTTTCCCATGGCAAGAGGAAAATGAAGAGTTGATAGAGATTGAATTGGATTCCAAGAGAAATAGTCAAGTTGAGGAAGAGAATTTGATCGAGATTGATCTTAGTTTTTCGGCGAGATGA